From a region of the Myxococcus stipitatus genome:
- a CDS encoding RHS repeat-associated core domain-containing protein, whose translation MKRTFSVLTLVVYFSQWVVSCGPATHDGGDGDERREVPWSKLSGEDELPARLDVLVPSEVDGEGFVPGAVPGKLSVSDDGAATYDVPLWVPPGRAGVQPALSLNYNSRGGNGFLGVGWSLSGLSQIARCNKTLAQDGMTAPVRFDATDALCVDGRRLIQTGSTGAGEKTYTTEFEEFSHIVERAADAKGPLWFEVYLKNGMVLEYGRTTDSRLEGFRMYFKPATSNASDATVVGDHASQAVRYGWSISRARDRFGNYMDYGYRQRVHGNASEGYAYEQLPSSIRYTGTTTSEANVTTPLREVSFRYDENNDRRDVLERFVSGFKVVTRKVLKDVVMYGPVGDEQPTALKLYCFKYRNDSVSGRSLLSSISECDAFRACKRPTVFTWELGTPGTGRVPVVSGSDPNFERIALPTVTPFINASASALDEEGFRAAPDLWTLQTLDVNGDGRDDLLYRHTPADSNGKLLKPVWYLKLNVDGRSFGPSLALSSLPVPKSGDNADDLRTVDLNNDGKVDVVGLSLANTDPGDPANGAYVSYLSNGSGFTAVQSDTYDLWFDLDAPTRVPAMHLADLHGDGLPDAVRSLTRGSSSSPFPYEWGVMAAQPVGSSAPVFSTPPQRTGVGAGLDHAGYSVDVDGDGATEVLVREPAAGSPDGFSRFLVAVGVTSNGSVGKKLTTTLSTAMVPNSTQPTLIYRQHWFMDINGDGLPDSVSARRQRQGQEGGNIEIAINTGNGFAPPVTQALPAGAEVSFSRVSSAHRFVDVGVRVIDFNLDGKQDLLLTDHGLGVGRRDSHVLLQSTGTGFVVLPLDIPIGHTPGMGNVISASVHSPALQSLKGSGWGMKFTQLLDANGDGLTDIIQMEAGQLVLYLRNAYKPDVLKAVEDGLKNRASVTYEATTFASAGTVANHHTPGTCTYPLSCNLRGQWLVSRHTESGRDGYPRTFEYTYEGGRTDLKGRGWLGFSSRTVTDALASRRTTTRYHNDGYFAGFYAEAHRPYEELTEVTTRTAVVDTFRRTFEYGVQYRHGNKVVFPYISKVTNYERDGFIGQFRQLESVNQYDAYGNQTVHEEFSVTDGNRVVTTSTYDNYPGGDTHLLGLLRRQVTTSEPGGGGAPVSRTREYRYCDGSGCQPMSHRPRRIIVEPDAAPPERDDVWSETVITYNGLGLPTQTVSTDAAGRTRKTEFHYDAFERMFLSARIAHPTTASAGPVLREDYAYLRGFGSRAEVEDVNGVRTRWYYDGFGRLRAEDGPTAGDSIYSYSEEEGRPLVTHREVDVASCGVVASTLNLSACVRNGDESQIRYDSMGRPVQSRTRAFDGSWSFVDTRYDSLGHVERVSMPRSEQGAVNYRRFEYDNRGRVLFVRNPDGTFQEHAYSGWVTYTWDEKRNMSLIWRDALGRIVQTADRTGSANVQTNYTYGAFNLPATIVDAAGNEVRFTYDRLGRRTLLEDPDVGSRTTAYTAFGDVRQMTDGKGNTLTQVHDGVGRLLSVTNQPPAGAAAQVSTYVWDTAANGLGQLHSTLSPDGVGQVYEYDALGRRIHERWNIQGQEYRLSSTYDAQGRLQTLGYPEVPGRARMGVLYNYTAYGQVQSLQDVNTGQVYWQTTSRSASGLLTGELFGNGVSSIRRYDGVGQLRFIDTTGPMGPVQQLTYDYEANGNLRNRIDRLTQVAEDFQYDHLDRLKTWKVNKGCNEATFQYDYDDIGNLTYRSSKLGSTSQAPFEEVAYGYGAGAAGPHAVTSVGGDLYAYDGNGNLERWQRQGGALRELEYSYFNLPKRIVEGAKQWTFGYTAGQERAWKQDNQGALTVYVGGAYERRVKPSGTSHVFFVNAPGRVVAQVEWTALPGSGSEAISYLHADHLGSIASITTTGGGVVAQQKYDPFGLRKNPLNPALPLAGPSSHGVQRGFTGHEEDDDLGLVDMGGRVYDPKLARFLSPDPLVQAPFFSQSLNRYTYAFNNPLNFIDPSGFEADIPYIGISARVGEPGFREDDRRPAPEPSVAEPETPFVQPDPHEAWDMGTAESVPSNVGAADQNGSRVSRAEGVAIGAAGAVVGAGLGLGVTYGVGLAAGLFPPLGIALGVGIAAYGVYKLVDGGAEALYDSGKRIWNDEASASDYFGVGAAVGGLASGLAAKPTFGVGRAHGMAVKAEAAKAIQLATTMARLPRIRATQVGLRDPAKVDAIKESMLRDPKFFDKVENAIGASYAEGTHYIHEGHHRMTAAIELAAEQGTSRYVDELLMTTLSNPYRGTTVVPNSRVMPLRNWFFRFVNKHFEGR comes from the coding sequence ATGAAGCGCACGTTCTCCGTGCTGACGTTGGTCGTGTATTTCTCGCAGTGGGTGGTCTCTTGCGGCCCCGCAACGCATGACGGCGGGGATGGGGATGAACGCAGGGAGGTGCCGTGGTCGAAGCTGAGCGGCGAGGATGAGCTTCCGGCGCGGCTCGATGTGCTCGTCCCCTCGGAGGTGGATGGAGAAGGCTTCGTGCCCGGTGCGGTGCCAGGGAAGCTCTCGGTCTCCGACGACGGAGCGGCGACCTATGACGTCCCGCTCTGGGTTCCGCCGGGCCGCGCGGGCGTCCAGCCGGCGCTCTCGCTCAACTACAACAGTCGGGGAGGAAATGGCTTCCTCGGCGTGGGCTGGAGTCTCAGCGGCCTGTCGCAGATTGCCCGCTGCAACAAGACCCTGGCCCAGGATGGGATGACCGCTCCGGTCCGCTTCGATGCGACGGACGCCTTGTGTGTGGATGGCCGGCGCCTGATCCAGACCGGATCGACGGGCGCGGGCGAGAAGACCTATACGACGGAGTTCGAGGAGTTCTCGCACATCGTGGAACGAGCGGCGGACGCGAAGGGGCCGCTCTGGTTCGAGGTCTATCTCAAGAACGGGATGGTGCTGGAGTACGGCAGGACCACGGACTCCAGGCTCGAGGGCTTCCGGATGTATTTCAAGCCGGCGACGAGCAACGCCTCGGATGCGACCGTCGTGGGAGATCACGCCTCCCAGGCGGTGCGGTATGGCTGGTCGATCTCCAGGGCCAGGGACCGCTTCGGCAACTACATGGATTATGGCTACCGGCAGCGGGTCCACGGAAACGCCAGCGAGGGCTATGCCTATGAGCAACTGCCTTCGAGCATCCGCTACACGGGGACCACGACGTCTGAGGCGAATGTCACCACCCCTCTGCGCGAGGTGAGCTTCCGCTACGACGAGAACAACGACCGCCGCGATGTCCTGGAGCGGTTCGTGTCGGGCTTCAAGGTGGTCACCCGGAAGGTGCTGAAGGACGTCGTGATGTACGGCCCCGTGGGGGACGAACAGCCCACCGCGCTGAAGTTGTATTGCTTCAAATATCGCAACGACAGCGTCTCCGGACGCAGCCTGCTTTCGTCGATATCGGAGTGTGATGCGTTCAGAGCCTGCAAGCGCCCGACCGTCTTCACCTGGGAGTTGGGGACGCCAGGGACGGGGCGCGTCCCCGTCGTGTCCGGGAGTGATCCGAACTTCGAGCGGATCGCGCTCCCTACCGTGACTCCCTTCATCAATGCTTCGGCCAGCGCATTGGACGAAGAAGGGTTCCGTGCGGCTCCGGACCTGTGGACGCTCCAGACCCTGGACGTCAATGGAGACGGACGCGATGACCTCCTGTATCGACACACGCCGGCGGACAGCAACGGGAAGCTCCTGAAGCCGGTGTGGTATCTCAAGCTCAACGTGGACGGCAGATCCTTCGGGCCCTCCTTGGCGCTGAGCTCGCTCCCCGTACCGAAATCCGGAGACAACGCCGACGACCTGCGCACGGTCGACCTCAACAATGATGGGAAGGTCGACGTGGTGGGGCTGTCCCTGGCGAACACGGACCCTGGGGATCCCGCGAACGGCGCCTATGTCTCCTATCTGTCCAACGGCAGTGGGTTCACGGCGGTCCAGAGCGACACCTATGACCTCTGGTTCGACCTCGATGCGCCCACGCGTGTTCCCGCCATGCACCTGGCGGACCTCCATGGAGACGGCCTCCCGGACGCGGTGCGGAGCCTGACGCGTGGCTCGAGTTCCAGCCCGTTCCCGTACGAGTGGGGTGTCATGGCGGCGCAGCCCGTCGGGTCGTCAGCGCCGGTGTTCTCGACGCCGCCGCAGCGGACGGGCGTCGGCGCCGGGCTGGACCACGCGGGATACTCGGTCGATGTCGATGGAGATGGGGCGACCGAGGTGCTGGTGCGTGAGCCCGCGGCGGGTTCGCCAGACGGCTTCTCCCGCTTCCTCGTGGCGGTGGGCGTGACGTCCAACGGAAGCGTGGGCAAGAAGCTCACCACGACGCTGTCGACGGCGATGGTGCCCAACAGCACCCAGCCCACGCTCATCTACCGGCAGCACTGGTTCATGGACATCAACGGCGATGGGCTGCCCGACTCGGTCAGCGCCAGGCGGCAGCGCCAGGGGCAGGAGGGCGGGAACATCGAGATCGCCATCAACACCGGCAACGGCTTCGCGCCGCCGGTGACGCAGGCGCTGCCGGCGGGGGCAGAGGTCAGCTTCTCCCGCGTCAGCTCGGCGCACCGCTTCGTGGATGTGGGCGTCCGGGTCATCGACTTCAACCTGGATGGCAAGCAAGACCTCCTGCTCACCGACCACGGGCTGGGCGTGGGGCGGCGCGACTCGCACGTCCTCCTGCAATCCACCGGGACGGGCTTCGTCGTACTCCCCCTGGACATCCCCATTGGCCATACGCCTGGGATGGGGAACGTCATCAGCGCGAGTGTCCACAGCCCCGCGCTGCAATCCCTCAAGGGCTCGGGATGGGGCATGAAGTTCACCCAGCTGCTCGACGCCAACGGGGATGGGTTGACCGACATCATCCAGATGGAGGCCGGCCAGCTCGTCCTCTACCTGCGCAACGCGTACAAACCCGACGTGTTGAAGGCGGTCGAGGATGGGCTGAAGAACCGGGCCTCCGTGACCTACGAGGCGACCACGTTTGCTTCGGCGGGGACCGTCGCGAATCATCACACTCCCGGGACCTGTACCTATCCGCTGTCCTGCAATCTCCGAGGGCAATGGCTGGTCTCCCGCCATACCGAGAGTGGCCGGGACGGCTATCCCCGAACCTTCGAATATACGTATGAGGGGGGCCGCACGGACTTGAAGGGGCGCGGGTGGCTCGGGTTCTCCAGCCGCACGGTCACCGACGCGCTGGCCTCCCGCCGCACGACCACCCGGTACCACAATGATGGGTACTTCGCGGGCTTCTATGCCGAGGCCCACCGCCCCTACGAAGAACTCACCGAGGTGACCACGCGCACGGCCGTGGTCGACACGTTCCGGCGCACGTTCGAATACGGCGTGCAGTACAGGCACGGGAACAAGGTGGTGTTCCCCTACATCTCGAAGGTCACGAACTACGAGCGGGACGGGTTCATTGGCCAGTTCCGCCAGCTGGAATCGGTGAACCAGTACGACGCCTACGGAAACCAGACCGTCCACGAGGAGTTCTCGGTCACGGATGGGAACAGGGTGGTGACGACCTCCACGTATGACAATTATCCAGGCGGCGACACGCACCTGCTGGGCCTGCTGCGACGCCAGGTCACGACGAGCGAACCCGGGGGCGGCGGGGCGCCGGTCTCTCGGACGCGCGAGTATCGGTACTGCGATGGCAGCGGCTGTCAGCCGATGTCGCACCGGCCACGCCGGATCATCGTCGAGCCGGACGCGGCGCCCCCGGAGCGGGATGACGTCTGGTCTGAGACTGTCATCACCTACAACGGCCTGGGGTTGCCCACCCAGACCGTGAGCACGGACGCCGCTGGCCGGACACGCAAGACGGAGTTCCATTACGACGCCTTCGAGAGGATGTTCCTGTCCGCTCGAATCGCCCATCCGACCACGGCTTCCGCGGGACCGGTGCTGCGGGAGGACTACGCCTACCTGAGAGGCTTCGGCTCGAGGGCCGAGGTGGAGGACGTGAACGGCGTCCGGACGCGGTGGTACTACGACGGATTCGGACGGCTGCGCGCGGAGGACGGGCCCACCGCGGGCGACTCCATCTACAGCTATTCGGAGGAGGAGGGCCGCCCGCTCGTGACCCACCGTGAGGTGGATGTCGCGAGCTGCGGAGTCGTGGCGTCCACGCTGAATCTCTCGGCCTGCGTTCGCAACGGCGACGAGTCGCAGATCCGCTATGACTCGATGGGGAGACCCGTCCAGAGCCGGACGCGTGCGTTCGACGGGAGCTGGTCGTTCGTCGACACGCGTTACGACTCCCTGGGACACGTGGAGCGCGTGTCCATGCCCCGGTCGGAGCAGGGCGCCGTCAATTACAGGCGGTTCGAGTATGACAATCGCGGGCGTGTGCTCTTCGTGCGAAATCCGGATGGGACGTTCCAGGAGCATGCCTATTCGGGCTGGGTGACGTACACGTGGGATGAGAAGCGCAACATGAGCCTCATATGGCGGGACGCCCTGGGCCGGATCGTGCAGACCGCCGACCGCACTGGCTCCGCGAACGTCCAGACGAACTACACCTATGGCGCGTTCAATCTCCCGGCGACCATCGTCGACGCCGCGGGCAACGAGGTGAGGTTCACCTACGACCGCCTGGGGCGGCGCACCCTGCTCGAGGATCCGGATGTGGGCAGCCGAACGACCGCCTATACGGCCTTCGGGGACGTCCGCCAGATGACGGATGGAAAGGGGAACACCCTTACCCAGGTACATGATGGGGTGGGTCGACTGCTCAGCGTGACGAATCAGCCTCCAGCGGGGGCGGCAGCGCAGGTGTCGACCTATGTCTGGGACACCGCGGCGAATGGATTGGGACAGCTCCATTCGACCCTGTCACCGGATGGCGTCGGGCAGGTCTACGAGTACGACGCGCTCGGGCGGCGAATCCATGAGCGGTGGAACATCCAGGGGCAGGAGTACCGGCTGAGCTCCACCTACGACGCGCAGGGGCGGCTCCAGACGCTGGGGTATCCCGAGGTGCCGGGACGCGCGCGCATGGGCGTTCTGTACAACTACACCGCCTATGGGCAGGTCCAGTCGCTGCAGGACGTCAACACGGGGCAGGTCTACTGGCAGACGACGTCTCGGAGCGCCTCGGGGTTGTTGACCGGGGAGCTCTTCGGCAACGGCGTGTCGTCGATCCGCCGCTATGACGGCGTGGGGCAACTGCGCTTCATCGACACCACGGGACCGATGGGGCCCGTGCAGCAACTGACGTACGACTATGAAGCCAATGGCAACCTGCGCAACCGCATCGACCGGCTGACGCAGGTGGCGGAGGACTTCCAGTACGACCACCTGGACCGTCTCAAGACCTGGAAGGTCAACAAGGGCTGCAACGAAGCCACCTTCCAGTACGACTACGACGACATCGGGAATCTCACGTACCGCTCCTCGAAGTTGGGGAGTACGAGCCAGGCGCCGTTCGAGGAGGTGGCGTACGGCTATGGCGCTGGCGCCGCGGGACCCCACGCGGTGACGAGCGTGGGCGGCGACCTCTATGCCTACGACGGCAATGGCAACCTCGAACGATGGCAGCGCCAGGGCGGCGCCTTGCGCGAGCTGGAGTACTCCTACTTCAACCTGCCGAAGCGCATCGTCGAGGGGGCGAAGCAGTGGACCTTCGGGTACACCGCTGGCCAGGAGCGGGCGTGGAAGCAGGACAACCAGGGCGCGCTCACCGTCTATGTCGGAGGGGCCTACGAGCGGCGGGTGAAGCCTTCAGGGACCTCTCACGTGTTCTTCGTCAACGCGCCGGGGAGGGTTGTCGCGCAGGTGGAGTGGACCGCGCTGCCAGGCTCGGGGAGCGAGGCGATTTCGTATCTCCACGCGGACCACCTGGGCTCCATTGCTTCCATCACCACCACGGGCGGTGGCGTGGTGGCGCAACAGAAGTACGATCCATTCGGCCTCCGGAAGAACCCGCTCAATCCAGCACTTCCCCTGGCGGGCCCCTCATCCCATGGCGTGCAGCGAGGCTTCACGGGGCACGAAGAGGACGATGACCTGGGACTCGTCGACATGGGCGGGCGTGTCTACGACCCGAAGCTCGCGCGGTTCCTGAGCCCGGATCCGCTGGTCCAGGCGCCCTTCTTCAGCCAGTCGCTCAACCGGTACACGTACGCCTTCAACAACCCCCTGAACTTCATCGACCCCTCTGGGTTCGAGGCGGACATCCCGTACATCGGTATCTCCGCGCGGGTGGGGGAGCCGGGCTTCCGGGAGGATGATCGACGGCCGGCGCCAGAGCCCAGCGTGGCTGAACCCGAGACGCCGTTCGTCCAGCCCGATCCCCACGAGGCCTGGGACATGGGGACCGCGGAGAGCGTCCCCTCGAACGTGGGGGCGGCGGATCAGAACGGCAGTCGTGTCTCGCGGGCGGAGGGCGTGGCCATTGGGGCGGCGGGAGCCGTTGTCGGCGCGGGCCTGGGGTTGGGCGTGACATATGGCGTCGGACTGGCCGCCGGCCTGTTCCCGCCGCTCGGCATCGCCCTCGGCGTGGGCATCGCGGCCTATGGTGTCTACAAGCTCGTGGATGGCGGTGCGGAGGCCCTCTATGACAGCGGCAAACGCATCTGGAACGACGAGGCTTCCGCCTCCGACTACTTCGGGGTCGGGGCCGCGGTGGGAGGGCTCGCCAGTGGGCTGGCCGCGAAGCCGACGTTCGGGGTGGGAAGGGCTCACGGAATGGCCGTCAAGGCCGAGGCGGCCAAGGCCATCCAGCTCGCCACGACCATGGCCCGACTGCCACGGATACGCGCGACCCAGGTGGGGTTGCGTGATCCTGCCAAAGTCGATGCCATCAAGGAGTCGATGCTGCGTGACCCAAAGTTCTTCGACAAAGTGGAGAACGCCATTGGCGCGAGCTATGCCGAAGGAACCCACTACATCCATGAGGGGCATCATCGAATGACCGCGGCCATCGAATTGGCGGCGGAGCAGGGGACCTCGCGTTACGTGGATGAACTCCTCATGACCACGCTCTCCAATCCATACCGGGGTACGACGGTGGTTCCGAATTCGCGCGTCATGCCATTGCGAAACTGGTTCTTCCGTTTCGTCAACAAGCACTTCGAGGGTCGATGA
- a CDS encoding sigma 54-interacting transcriptional regulator codes for MPELVFFRRGEEVLRVGVDRARLVLGRGEHSDVAIPDPEVSRQQVALLWDGERCRVEDLSGKGTVVAGQSVAQGELADGADLALGQWRAVFRVSGGGEGSDVTTEVGHTTSIQPRDPATARWLPAQVRVKQGPNESVHRLTGEGFTAGKDPSCELVLQDRFASSKHLKVTRRDGLFQVTDLRSTNGTWLGPVRLFEAEVPLPTTLRVGETELVLEAAASGARKEVATFHGIIGNDAAVKGLADLIERVAPSTAAVTILGESGTGKELVARALHECSPRANRSLIPVNCAAISKELIESELFGHEKGSFTGAANARKGAFEEADGGTLFLDEIGELPLDLQAKLLRALESGEIKRVGASRPINVDVRVVAATNVDLLAAAREGTFREDLYYRLCVIPLHLPPLRSRKGDVPALAEHFLKLYAPRGQTVRFSGAAVERLQGHAWPGNIRELRNVVHRALLFRKGPVIDAGDLSFDQEINKETGIAVPELPPGMTLEQMLEKLERQIVEAALRRYNNNRERVARELGVARSTLFKRLKDWGLTKQDEQE; via the coding sequence ATGCCGGAGCTGGTGTTTTTCCGTCGTGGCGAGGAGGTGTTGAGGGTGGGGGTGGACCGGGCACGGCTGGTGCTCGGACGCGGTGAGCACAGCGACGTGGCCATCCCCGACCCGGAGGTGAGCCGGCAGCAGGTGGCCCTGCTGTGGGACGGAGAGCGCTGCCGGGTGGAGGACCTGTCCGGCAAGGGCACCGTCGTCGCGGGGCAGAGCGTGGCCCAGGGCGAGCTGGCGGACGGCGCGGACCTGGCGCTGGGCCAGTGGCGGGCGGTGTTCCGGGTGAGCGGCGGCGGCGAGGGCTCCGACGTCACGACGGAGGTGGGCCACACCACGTCCATCCAGCCGAGGGACCCGGCGACGGCGCGCTGGCTGCCGGCGCAGGTGCGGGTGAAGCAGGGGCCGAACGAGTCGGTGCACCGGCTCACCGGCGAGGGCTTCACGGCGGGCAAGGACCCGTCGTGCGAGCTGGTGCTGCAGGACCGCTTCGCGTCGAGCAAGCACCTGAAGGTGACGCGGCGGGACGGCCTGTTCCAGGTGACGGACCTGCGCTCGACGAACGGCACGTGGCTGGGGCCGGTGCGCCTGTTCGAGGCGGAGGTGCCGCTGCCCACCACGCTGCGCGTGGGCGAGACGGAGCTGGTGCTGGAGGCGGCGGCGAGCGGGGCGCGCAAGGAGGTGGCGACGTTCCACGGCATCATCGGGAACGACGCGGCGGTGAAGGGGCTGGCGGACCTCATCGAGCGCGTGGCGCCGTCCACGGCGGCGGTGACCATCCTGGGCGAGTCCGGCACGGGCAAGGAGCTGGTGGCGCGGGCGCTCCACGAATGCTCGCCGCGCGCGAACAGGTCGCTCATCCCGGTCAACTGCGCGGCCATCTCCAAGGAGCTCATCGAGAGCGAGCTGTTCGGCCACGAGAAGGGTTCGTTCACGGGCGCGGCCAACGCGCGCAAGGGCGCCTTCGAGGAGGCCGACGGGGGCACCCTCTTCCTGGACGAGATTGGCGAGCTGCCGCTGGACTTGCAGGCGAAGCTGCTGCGCGCGCTGGAGAGCGGGGAGATCAAGCGCGTGGGCGCCAGCCGTCCCATCAACGTGGACGTGCGGGTGGTGGCGGCGACGAACGTGGACCTGCTGGCGGCGGCGCGCGAGGGCACCTTCCGCGAGGACCTGTACTACCGCCTCTGCGTCATCCCGCTGCACCTGCCGCCCCTGCGCAGCCGCAAGGGGGACGTGCCCGCGCTGGCGGAGCACTTCCTGAAGCTCTACGCGCCCCGGGGGCAGACGGTGCGCTTCTCCGGGGCGGCGGTGGAGCGACTGCAGGGGCACGCCTGGCCGGGCAACATCCGCGAGCTGCGCAACGTGGTGCACCGCGCGCTGCTGTTCCGCAAGGGGCCCGTCATCGACGCGGGGGATTTGTCCTTCGACCAGGAGATCAACAAGGAGACCGGCATCGCGGTGCCGGAGCTGCCGCCTGGGATGACGCTGGAGCAGATGCTGGAGAAGCTCGAGCGGCAGATCGTCGAGGCCGCGCTGCGCCGGTACAACAACAACCGCGAGCGCGTGGCCCGCGAGCTGGGCGTGGCCCGCTCCACCCTCTTCAAGCGCCTGAAGGACTGGGGCCTGACGAAGCAGGACGAGCAGGAGTAG
- the gspN gene encoding type II secretion system protein GspN, giving the protein MATDTKAARWKVYLGYGAFALVAFVLCLMFTFPYDMVRTRLVTEAAREGYAVRIGSLRPGLAGVTATNVRLSKPPQPLSAETVAALASGEGGLLGAAELGEAVVLDSVALRPTLFPPGVAVRASVMGGTVTASVGWLGDTTVRAELSKLKASGGNLPAFTGVDMDGELNGVLSLSVPKGKGTEADLSQANGELSLDTQNLIIKGGKASIPMGGGQSMAMDLPQVALGGLVGRIQFEKGLGTVKELKLQGDDVELLATGTLKLGKRLEYSEPAMDVNLRLDPEAQKRLGLLAAGLTILPPDKKDPSFRAAKLGGFLNRPTFLPRR; this is encoded by the coding sequence ATGGCCACGGACACCAAGGCGGCGCGTTGGAAGGTCTACCTGGGCTACGGGGCGTTCGCGCTCGTGGCCTTCGTCCTCTGCCTGATGTTCACGTTCCCGTACGACATGGTGCGCACGCGCCTGGTCACGGAGGCGGCCAGGGAGGGGTACGCGGTGCGGATCGGGTCGTTGCGGCCCGGGCTGGCGGGCGTCACCGCGACGAACGTGCGGTTGAGCAAGCCTCCGCAGCCGCTGAGCGCGGAGACGGTGGCGGCGCTGGCGAGCGGCGAGGGCGGCCTGCTGGGCGCGGCGGAGCTGGGCGAGGCGGTGGTACTCGACAGCGTGGCGCTGCGCCCCACCCTCTTCCCGCCGGGCGTGGCGGTCCGCGCCTCCGTCATGGGCGGCACGGTGACGGCCTCCGTGGGGTGGCTGGGGGACACGACGGTGCGCGCGGAGCTGAGCAAGCTCAAGGCGAGCGGCGGCAACCTGCCGGCCTTCACCGGCGTGGACATGGACGGCGAGCTCAACGGCGTGCTGTCGCTGTCGGTGCCCAAGGGCAAGGGCACGGAGGCGGACCTGTCCCAGGCCAACGGCGAGCTGTCGCTCGACACGCAGAACCTCATCATCAAGGGCGGCAAGGCGTCGATTCCCATGGGTGGAGGCCAGTCCATGGCCATGGACCTGCCGCAGGTGGCGCTGGGCGGGCTGGTAGGCCGCATCCAGTTCGAGAAGGGGCTGGGGACGGTGAAGGAGCTGAAGCTGCAGGGTGACGACGTGGAGCTGCTGGCCACGGGCACGCTGAAGCTGGGCAAGCGCCTGGAGTACAGCGAGCCGGCGATGGACGTGAACCTGCGGTTGGATCCGGAGGCGCAGAAGCGGCTGGGGCTGCTGGCCGCGGGCCTCACCATCCTGCCGCCGGACAAGAAGGACCCGTCGTTCCGGGCGGCGAAGCTGGGCGGGTTCCTGAACCGGCCCACGTTCCTGCCGCGCCGGTAG
- the gspM gene encoding type II secretion system protein GspM yields the protein MATFQEAFAPLQQRFERLSDRERRMVLIAGAAVAVFLVFILVTTFANSAAAYRKRTQDKLAKLQEVQALAASYREAQTARQSVENQLTSSNVQLISYIEDKATAAGLQVPNMTPKGDVPIGDGKIQESSVELTFTDVDLRKLTDFLRTVESGPGVVKVKYLRIEPRPSDTLAAWTTVATYRMKQ from the coding sequence ATGGCCACGTTCCAGGAAGCGTTCGCGCCGTTGCAGCAGAGGTTCGAGCGGTTGAGCGACCGTGAGCGGCGGATGGTGCTCATCGCGGGCGCGGCCGTCGCCGTGTTCCTCGTGTTCATCCTCGTGACGACGTTCGCCAACAGCGCCGCCGCCTATCGCAAGCGGACGCAGGACAAGCTGGCGAAGCTGCAGGAGGTGCAGGCGCTGGCGGCCAGCTACCGCGAGGCGCAGACGGCGCGTCAGTCGGTGGAGAACCAGCTGACGTCCAGCAACGTGCAGCTCATCTCGTACATCGAGGACAAGGCCACGGCGGCCGGGCTCCAGGTGCCGAACATGACGCCCAAGGGCGACGTGCCCATCGGCGACGGGAAGATCCAGGAGAGCTCGGTGGAGTTGACGTTCACCGACGTGGACCTCCGCAAGCTGACGGACTTCCTGCGCACGGTGGAGAGCGGACCGGGCGTGGTGAAGGTGAAGTACCTGCGCATCGAACCGCGTCCGTCGGACACGCTGGCTGCGTGGACCACGGTCGCCACCTACCGGATGAAGCAATAG